ACGTTATCTTCTAAATAAGTAAAGGATTGACGAGGCACTAACAGCGGCATAGACATGCCGAACTCTTGAAACGCAGGATTAAGAATCGCCCAATAAGCCAACTCAGAAGGACCCAGAACGACTGCTAACACAGGGAGTAGAAAATCCTGCATAAGAGGACGTGATAGCGCATTTGTACTCAACCGATCAGGACAATGGTCGGTGTGCTCCAGCATTTGATCGAGAGTGAAGGAAACATTGCCCCTACGATCGATAAAGCGATCGCCTTCTCTATGCAGCAGCAGCCTACCCCGATCATGGTTAAGAAACAGGTTAGCCCCGCCTGTAGCCGTCTCTGCCTGCAGCTCGAAGCCACGGCTCTGAACCTGACTCTCGCCAGCTTTCAGTGCAGTCTCTAGCTCAGAGTTCCTTACAATAAGCTCACGGAACATCGGCCCTTCTAGTGTACGCAGGTTGGAATCATCTGCATCTAGCAGAACCAATCCCTGACTGCCGAACCAATCTGCCAGCAAACGTGCGAACGCCAAGCTTAAAGAAGGGGCATCCGTAACGTGGCTTTGTAGACGTTCCAGCAAGGCAGGCTTGAATTCGGTATCCGGTAATTGGGCGGCTAGCTCCTGCAAGGCCGTTTCCCAATGCTGCATCGTCAATGAAGTCCTGCTAACAGCAAGCCGAGGTCCTTCCGGACGTTCAATCCGAATTCGTCGAACCCCGCCCTCAGAGGTTTGTATATTTACATGATTCGCTTCATCGAAATCATGATCCTCACCTGCAATCCAGAATACAGGCACGACGGGTCTTCCTAATCTTTTTTCCGCTTCACGAGCGGTTTGCACAACCGATAGTGCCTTGTAAAAAATGAGCAAAGCACCGCCGAACAGGCCGGCTTGCTGGCCCCCGACGACGACTAGACAATTCGCTTGATCTAGCTTATCTAGAGATTTAGCCGATTCGGCGTAATAAGGAAGCTTTTCTTGGTAAGCTCTTAATGCTTTTGTTACCTGCTGCAAATCTGCGCGCGACGAAATTGTTTCGTCTAGGTTTGCAGCTCTTTCCACCCAATCGTCATCTTGGGAAGGATGTTTACCAAATAATTCGTTGACGTCAGAGTCACCTAATCTGTAACGCTCCGCTATGGAGGTACGATTGGGCTCTGTGAGAAATGAGATGTTCAAAGGGAGAATTCCCCCCGATCTGTCGTTGTGTTATCAATTTGATTGTACACAACAGCAGATAGCTCGTCAAAAGTTTTACATCCAAAAATGATTACTTATTGGTATAGATTTAAAATAATAATAAAGGGTTAGAGGAATAGAGGGAGATTTTGCATCGTATTTGCTCAAGTATACGTCCATGGTCTTCGCAATGCTTGGGCTATCGGTCACATAAAAGGAACTAGCCGGAAGGAAAGAACAGCTCCAGCAGCGTAAGTGGAATATAGAGAAAGGCTAAACCGAAAAAAGATATTCTCCATATGGCCCTAGTCACCTTGTTTATATCCACTTTCCCATTCATGCGGTTCTGCGCGTTTCCAATCAAGCCTGCACCTATTAGCATCAATAAGAAAATGAAGAAAAGCCCAAATCCTGTATTCAGGCGCAAATTAATTAACATTGCAATGTATCCTATCAAAAATACATTTGTTACATCCATCGCAAGACGAATAGCACGCTTCCTATCTCCCCGACGATAATAAGATACGAAGTAGACAAGAAGGAACGGAATAAAAGGAATGGTGGCCAGATACGCATACGACTGTGCTAGCGATTTCCATATGGGGCCCATCGTTTATACCCCTTCCCTAAAATTAATTGATGGCTTTGATAAGGGCTGTAACCGCTTCATTCCAAGGCGCTTGCTTGCCTTGTTGGGTTGCTATCCTACAAATCGCGCCGTTAATATATTCAATCTCAGTTTCTTTATGTAGGACAACGTCTTGCAGCATGGAGGATTCATTATGACTGGTTGCAGAGCACACATTCAATACTGTATCCCATAGTTCAGCTTCAGATTGCTTGCCCAAGCCATAGTCTCTTAATATGTCCAACGTTTCATCGAACAAAGCCTTCATTAGCTCTAAGCGAGCAGCTGATTTGGTTAGCTCGCCGTTGCGAATACGCATGATTGCAGTAAGCGGATTAATAATGGCGTTGATTAACAGCTTCCGCAAAATAGCTTCTCCCAACTCTTTCGACAAAAAAGCGGAAAATCCTGCCTGTTTCAATGATTGTTCAAGGAATGATAATAGATGTGGATCAATATCACTATTATCACTTAAACGAGTTTCACCGTGCCCAGTATGGCGCACAGTCGTCGCGTCTAGTCGATGTGCTCCTTCTGTTGTAACGGCTACAATCAATCTTCTTCCAGGCAAAGCCTGCTCCAGCAGCTCCACATGTCCCACTCCATTCTGGAAAAGAACAAGCGCTCCACCTACCGGAATGATAGAGGCTAGCTTTGTAAGTAGCTCCGAAGTAAGTGCTGTTTGCTTAACAGCGAGGAGGACAACTCTATTGTCCGAAGAAGTTACCTCTTCTAGCGAACAAGCATGAATTGTAACGCTGTTTAACGAATTTCCAGTATGATCCTCTATCGTAATTCCAACACTATTCACAAGGGCTGCCTGGCTATCAGTTCGCGTCCACAGAACACAGCTGCATCCGGAAGCTTTGAGCTTGCCGGCGAGCAGCAGTCCTAAAGATCCTCCGCCCAATACTGCAATTGTAGTCATCTTAAAAATCCTCTTCTCGCTTTTTCTATTACCATACCAAAGCAAAACCCGCGAGGATAGTCCCCCGCGGGCTTTGCTTACTACTTAAGCCAAGCTATTCAATACGTTCAAGATTCCCATTAGCATCCATCTTAAATCTCGCACGATCCTCGTCTACTTCCTCAGATAGGAAAGCTAGCCGACGTGCACGATCCATAATGCGAATAAGCGCCTTGTAATCGTCGTTCACAACTCGATAATCCGTTTGCACTTCATTAACCTCTTTAGATAAGCGTTCATTTAATTCACGGAATTCACTCAACCGATCATCTTTATCTTTTAATTCCTTTTCTAGGTGACGGATTTGTCGGCTCATTTCCTGTACAGTGCCTTTCCATTGGCGCAAATAGCGAATAATCGCTTCCAAAGACATGGATTCCGCAGATAATAGCTCCGCTTTCACACCGTCTCCTTCTTCGACTACTAGACGATCCGCTGCAGAGATCGTGGAAATACCTTGTTTTTTAAGATAATTCCTTTTTTGGCGTTGTTGCTTTGCCATTCCGATAGCGTCGTCGTATTTTTTGCGAACACAACTATTCCATCGAAAACCGCAAGCTGCAGAAGTACGGGCAATTCGTTGCCCCACTTCCTCAAATGCGGACAATTGGGTACTGCCTTCACGGATGTGGCGTAGGGTAACCTCAGCCAATATCAAATCATCATCCGGACTCCATGCGTCTTGTCTGACAGCCGTCATGGGTGCCTTTCCTCCTTAGGTATCACGTATATTTTGTTGCTTTCTTCATTTCTATGCCCGTAGTAGAATTCATAGAATCTATCGGATACTTCTATTTATATCCATTTTCCGTTTCACTATACCTTTATGTACCAAATCAGTGTGCCTAAAAGCCGAATACATAGTTAGTTGCAGGGTGGGAATATTATAAAAACATTAAAAGTTTGCCGTTTCGTCACGACTTGTTTGTTTACACCCTTTTGTTCAAACGGTATAATATGCTTTAGAAATCGTCTTATGTGTATGAGAGGGGAATTTAACATGGCACGTATGTTTAGGGTGCTCGGCTTCTGGACACTGGTAATTGCCCTAATGGCGTTTGCAGGCGACATGTACGAATTTGCATTGTTGTTCTTTATGCAAACCGCTGTTTTCTTCTTGCTTGGGTATTTGAATTTTACTGAAAAAACGTATCTCTTGATGTTCTGGGGATATATGGTGCTGGCATTCCTTGGATTCACTTATTGGTCCGTGTTCGAAATGGGCATACCGGTATAGGGATAGGATTGTGGTCACTACGTACATAACCAAATGAATTAAAAAGCAAGCAAAGAGGCTATCCCATGTCGATTAAAGACTTGGTGACAGCCTCTTTTTTATTGCTTAATTAATATTTGTACTTTAAACAGCTCACTCATCCCATCCGAGAGCAGAAGCTGACGTATCGCTCGATTCCGCCGAGCAATAGGATGAAATGGGTCCGAAATGGTGTGTGAGCTAAGCTTATCCAATATTCCAGACTTCACAAGAAAATTTTTCTGATTAACATATTCTATCTCTTTCCAGCCACTCTTCTGAGCGGTTTGACGGATATGGCTGAAGTTGACATGGGAAGTCAAGTCCTGCTCCCCAGGCACTAAGTAAGGGTCACTATGCGCTCGATGCTTATAATAACAGAGCAATGTACCCTCCATCCGATGCGGAGATATTAATTCCTCTGTTTCATCACCATAATCAATAAGCACCATCATAGCTCGATCCAATCGACCTGTGAGGTTATTAATCCAATTCATTGCATCCAAATTCACTTCAACCGTTTGATTGTTAGACAATAAGTGCCCTTCTTCTTGAATCCAATTGTTCAATTGAGCACTTATAGGCTCCAGCAAGCAGGAAACCAAACCTTTTCCTTCCTCCCAAGTGACCCCCCATTCCAATATGAGCTCGCCCCTCCTAACAAGCCGATGCGTTGGAAATGCATCTAATAGCTCATTAGCTACAATAATTGCGGGTTGCTCACATTGAAGTAGATCTTCCGCCTCCTCAGTCGTTACTACACGTGCTTTTCCCGTCTGTATATATTCATCTAATTCCTCAATTGCCAATCTTCGATGCTCAGGATTTCCTTCAACAAGGGCTAACGTAAACCCCTTTTCTTGATCCTGCATTTTCCCATCCCTGTCACTCGCCAAATACCACACATCCATCATTTGCCGAGCCAAACGCCCAGTACCTCCACCCCATTCAAAAACTGCTATACGTTCATCATTAGGAAAATAGTATCCAGCAAGCCTTACTAGCTCTTCTCCAAGCTGCTCGCCCATCATTTCACCGACATAAGAGCTAGTATAGAAGTCACCTTCACGACCAACTCGAGAAAATCCTGCACGGTAATAACCAAATTCGGGATGATAGAGACAAAGCGTCATATACTGATGAAAGGGAATAGCGGGCAAGTCCCTACCATCGTCTAGTCGTCCGGTCTCGAGACTGGCTAGAATCTTATTTCTTATGATGGCGGTTAAAGGCGATTCTGTTAAATCAGCTTTCAATACGTCCCACACCTTCCCCGCGCTCGTTTGTCATATTATAATAGCATAGGGTCAATTGACCATGCCTTCCATGATTGCACTGCATTACCGAAAGGAGGGACCTCCTATGCGTCGCCTGATAACGGCTATGCTGGTGGCTTCCATATTGCTACTAACACTCTCTCGGACAGTAGCTATATTGCCTGTATACGCAGAACCTTTGCCTGAAGAAACAAGAAAATTATTAGAAAAGAGCTTGTCTGTAGTAGAGCTAGACAGAGAAATTGAGCGTATTTCTGGACTTAAAGGAAAAACCCAAAATCATATTGAGAAAAGCGAGAAACAGCTTGCTGAGCAAGAAATAGCCATTGCTGTTCAGAGAGAAAAAGCAGGTCGCGTGCTGCGCTCCTATTATATGGGCTATAAGGATTTCTGGCTATCCTCTCTCTTGTCCGCAAGCTCCCTTCCTAATCTTATTCGCGTCTGGGAGACGATGGATATGATTCTAGAGGCTGATCATAGCACGATGGGAGATTATGCCGAAAATTATAAAATACTAAAAAAGGGCTATGAACAATTAAAGCATGAAAAAAATGATCTCTCAGCCGTAGAGCTAGATCTCATCGCCCAACGGGAGCGCATTCTTACTTTGCAAAAAGAGTTAGATCAAGCACTTGCAACAAGCGATGACGAGAAAATGCTGCAACGTCTTATGGATGAGCTACAAGCCTATTGGAAAAACGTCGGTTTATATGAGGTTAAACAGCATTTCCGGGCACTGGCAAATGCCATGAAAAACCTGCCTGATTTCGTCAAGAAAACGCCTGGCATCATTCAATCTAATGGATTAAAAACAAAGCTTACAATAACGGACAGTCAACTAAACGAGTTTTTACGAGGAGAGGACAGCCGCTTTAATGATTTTGCTTTCAAATTCGACAATGGTCTCTTAACGATGGAAGGCAACAATGGAAATATTACGGTCAAAATTCAAGGAAGATATACGATAGAAAATGAGCCTGAAAATGCAATCCGTTTCCACGTGGACACTTTAATCTTTAATGGTTTGGCGTTACCAGACACAACAAGAGCAGATTTGGAGAGAGAGTATGACCTAGGCTTCTACCCGCAAAAGCTTATTAAATATGTGAAGGCTCAAAGCGTGGAAATGGAAGATGGCAAGCTCATTGTCCAGCTCAAGATTGGCTAGCTATGCCATTCTTCTTTCCAATTTTCTAATGTCAAATTTCCCTTTGCAAGCCTGCGCCACAGATTTCCCAATACATTAAGCTGATCAGCCATATCCGGTCCCATATAAAGCGGAGATTGGTTAGGAAAGGATTTACCTGCTCTTCCGGGCAGAAGGTTAGACAATTTACTGTCGCTATCGTAGATAGATCTGTAGACAGGAAGCTTTCTCTGCTTCTCCATATTATGTAGTTGGATCTGATCACTCGTCATCTCGGCAATCCATTTATAAGCCGCCTCCTCCTCCTTGGTATTCGCGGAAATAACAAAGCTATTTCCGCGTGGCCATACAAAGGGAAGCTTCCATGCTTGATGGTCGATCTCAATCTTTGCTTCATTGACAAGCCAAGGCTCAGCTTCCCAGGTAGCGGCTAAAGAATAGGGGACAATTGCAGCAAGTGTTGTGCCGTCATTTAATAATCTGGCAGCTTCTCCAGCATTGCTAGTGAAACTCACCCCAGCCCTTTGCTGTTCAATCAATGACAATGCCTGTTTAACGGCTATATTATCCAATGGACTGCTTTCATCGGACCACCACTCATCGCTTCTTTCACCTGTGGCGTTCTCTAGCCATGCAAGAAGCGCTAGTGGATCGTTAGGATCAATCGTTAGCCATGAGATTGCTCCTTCCTGCTCTGCGCTTCTAGCTGACAATGTAACCCATTGCTCGAGTGTCAGAGGAAGTGTAACATCTTCTCCGAGCCACTTGTGTAACACGTCTGTATTCCACGCGATTACGAATGGATCCATATCATGTGGAACACCCCACAAATAGTCGTTCCATTTAAGCGGTGCAAGTAACGCATCGAATTGCTCGGCCAAAGCTTTCCCTACGAATGCAGAATCAGCAGGAAGTAAATAGCCTGAAACAGCAAATTCCTTTACCCACTCGTTGGACAGGAGCATAACGTCAGCACTTTCCTCCATTTGAGAGGACTTCCTATATATCGAATAAGACTGCTCCGGATCAATTCTGAGCAAGTCTACAGTCATATCCTTATTATTAAGTAAAAATTGTTTGTTCTGATCAGCCAGCGCATTAAACTCCTGCTCCCCCAAAGCAACCCCGACGGTTATGTGCGAGATTTCTTCTGCGACTGCAGGTTCTTCGCTCGCAAAAGGCTCTCCCTTTGTTACGGGAGCAACGGGAGATTCAGGAGAAGGAGTATATTTAGGAGAAGGCGCATCTGCCCAAGGTGAAATTACCAAAGCAGTAATGCAAAGTAAAACGAACACCAAGGCCGATTTACGACGTGCCACATCGTCACCTTTTTCATTATTAACGTTATTATTTATGATAACAGGACAATGCGAGCCTGTCTCCCTTTTTTAGAAAGCGCTTTTATTGGCTTATAATACTAAAGACTTACTATTAGTAGAAATTCTAAACTACTGTACCTCAGATTCTAAAAGAAATTGCCGGAGCGGATAGGATACCGCCCCGGCTGCAAACTGAATATATGACGTCCCAGGAGGGATTCGAACCCCCGTCCAACACCTTAAAGCTTGGGGTTTGCTATATTTACAATCTCTCTGTTGCCAATTGCGCTAAGCGAGAGCGCTCACCCTTCTCCAAGGTGACATGCCCACTAATGCCCTCTGCCTTAAAGCGTTCTACCAAGTATGTGAGACCATTGCTCTGGGAGTCGAGGTACGGATGATCAATTTGCTCAGGATCTCCGAGCAGTACAATTTTGCTATTTTCCCCAACGCGAGAAACAATTGTTTTCACTTCATGCTTACTTAAATTTTGCGCCTCATCGATGATGATAAATTGACCGGGGATGGAACGGCCCCGAATGTAGGTTAGGGCTTCTACCTGTATGCTCCCCATGCCCATTAATATTTTATCAAGATCGCCAGACTTTTTCGTATCAAATAAAAATTCTAAATTATCATAAATGGGCTGCATCCATGGGCGCAGCTTTTCTTCCTTTTCCCCTGGTAAATAACCAATATCCTTGCCCATAGGGACGACAGGACGAGCGATAAGGAGTTTCTTGAACTTATGCTCATCTTCCACCTTCATCAAGCCCGCAGCAAGTGTAATGAGCGTCTTACCTGTTCCAGCACGTCCCGTTAATGTAACTAATGGAATATCATCATTGAGTAACAGCTCCAACGCCATTCGCTGCTGTGCGTTCCGTGCTGTTATGCCCCAGATCGGATCATTGCTCATATGCAGTGGCTCTAACCGTTGTCCATCGGAAGTAACCTTTAAGAGTGCAGACTTAGATGTTCCCATTTCATCCCGCAGTATAACGAATTCATTAGGGTTTAAGGTGGTCTTAATACCCAATTGATTGACAATAAGGAATCTTGTTGAATAAAAATCATCAATAATGGAAGGATGGACATGCAGCGTTAAATGTCCTGTATATTGGTCCGATACCGAAGCAGTCTGATCTGAAAGATAATCCTGAGCAATGATACCGAGTACGTCCGCCTTTACTCGAACAAGTACATCTTTACTTACGATGATGACGGGGCGTGGATCGCCACTCTCCTGTTCTTCTATATGATAATTCAGCGCCACTGCAAGTATTCTGTTGTCATTGGTCATATCGCCAAACATTTCCTGCACTTTCACGAAGCGGCGATGATTCATTTCCACCTTTAATAACCCACCATTAGGAAGCGTCACCCCATTATGCAGTTGACCTAATGCTCTCATACTATCCAGCTCTCGGGAAATATTACGTGCATTCCGCCCGATTTCATCGGCCAGTCGCTTCTTAGAGTCAATCTCTTCCAATACTACAGAGGGAATAATAACCTCATTGTCTTCAAAAGAAAACAAGGAGAGCGGATCATGCAAGAGCACATTCGTATCGAGTACGTAAATTTTTCGCATGTTTGTTCCCTCCACAATCGGACATTTTTTGAGTTTGGGCTAAAGTGTAATGTTTTTCCTTATAACCTTTTACATAGTGCATGGATGTCAGGGAACAATAATTTCATCGAACGCTTTCTCCTATGATAGCCAAGAGAAGTCAACTTTTTCTCGGCTAATGTGGGCATCCCTCCAAGCCAGGGTGGTGAACTTCATTGAAGCAATATAGAATTATCGCTTACGGAACCACATTGCTCTTATTGTTGACTTTAACAATGGGCTCCGCAGGCTGTAGTAAAAAGCACTCAGCACCAATGCCAACTGATAACCATCTCAAGACACAAGCAATACATGGTACCTCCAAAAAAATCGACAATCCGAAGAAGGTAGCTGCTCATCTAGAGATGCTGGCTCGTGGCGTTAATGGTGTCAAGGACGCCAACTGCGTCATATTCGGTAAGTATGCCATTGTAGGCATAGATGTCGATGAAAAAATGGAAAGATCTCGTGTCGGTACAATCAAATATTCGGTAGCAGAGGCTTTCCGTAAAGACCCTTACGGAATCGATGCCGTTGTCACTGCAGATATTGATCTTTCCCAAAGACTTCGGGAAATGAGAGCTGACATTAGACACGGCCGCCCACTTGCTGGATTTGCGGAAGAGCTTGCCGATATTGTAGGGCGAGTTATCCCCCAAATTCCTCGTAACATTATGCCACCGAGTACCCCCGAGAACACGGGAACTAGCTCTTTGAACAAACTCAAGAAGTAAAAAGGTGTAGCTTAATCAACAAGATTAGTGCTTCATAGGTGCCAAAAAGCCCAGTGAAAAATCACTGGGCTTTCTCATTGCCTTCGAACACTTGAGTATCCAAGCAGTCTACGGCTCTTATATTATTGGTTTTCTCATACTCAGGAAGCATGGACAGACGAGTGCCATAGTACATAGCAATTCTCACTTCTGTATTAAACTGCGAACGACTATCAATGTAAACAAGAGCGGTATTCGTTCCTGCCACCAGCAGCCCCCCTAAGTGGATTACTGGCTTTATTATATCATAAGGATCGAATTTGAGACAGTGTTAGAATACCCTTACTAAGAAGCAACCGGTGTGCTTTCCGGTGTAGTAACATGACGGCCTTCCGAGCTGAGCTCTTCTTTCAACGCTTGCTTAGCCTCTTCTAGCTTCTCTTTGTCTAAATAAACATAAGGACTCTTCCATGTGCCAGCCAAAGGAATAAAGCGAATATCTGAACGGTTAATACCAAAGTATGTTTTGATCATATTCTCAATTTGCACACTAGGGATATCAGTTCTCATATTGTTTCCAACAGCATTTAAGATTTCATCAATTTTCGTCACAGTACCGAAGGATTTCAAACGATCCGTAATGGCACCGAGCACTTGGCTTTGTCTTTCATTACGCTCAAAATCGCTTGATTCTGCTGTACCACGATTAGATTTACGATAGCGGACGAAACCAAGAGCTTGTTCACCATCAAGCTTTTGCTCACCCTTTTTAAGGTTGATGTCTGTATTATCTACCGTATCAACATATCGCATGTCCTTGTTAACGTAAACGTTAACTCCTCCGAGTGCATCAACAACATCTACGAAGCCATGAAAATCAATGACAGCTGTGTAGTTAATCGGGACCTCGAAAAACTTAGACAGCATCTCACGTGTTTCGTCACGCGCATAGCCTAGAATTTTATTCTTATCGTCCCCTAAGCTATCGTCTTTACGTGCTTTAGAATAGAAAGCAGCGTAATAGCCGTTCGCTTTGTGCTTCTTATAGCCATCCAGCTGAAAGTCGCTATCACGAGGAATAGAAATTACCGTCGCCGTTTTACTCTTAGGATTAAAAGCAGCAACCATCATAACATCGGTATTCATACTCCCTGTCTCAGATCGAGTATCCAGACCGAGAAGTACAAGGGCAATTGGCTTAACCTGTGCACGTTCTTCCTTCGGAATGACATTGCTCTTAGGATCCGGATCAGCTATTTTTTCTATATTTTCTTTACCAACGTTATATAAGTACCCTAAGTAAATGGCTAACGCTACAATAACTAAGCCAATAAAAATGAAAACAGCTCGTCCCCAACGAAATTTTTTACCCGGCTTCTTCGTTTTTTTAGGGGCTGTGCTGCGACGGGAATTTCTCCCCTCTAACGGT
This portion of the Cohnella abietis genome encodes:
- the bshC gene encoding bacillithiol biosynthesis cysteine-adding enzyme BshC, translating into MNISFLTEPNRTSIAERYRLGDSDVNELFGKHPSQDDDWVERAANLDETISSRADLQQVTKALRAYQEKLPYYAESAKSLDKLDQANCLVVVGGQQAGLFGGALLIFYKALSVVQTAREAEKRLGRPVVPVFWIAGEDHDFDEANHVNIQTSEGGVRRIRIERPEGPRLAVSRTSLTMQHWETALQELAAQLPDTEFKPALLERLQSHVTDAPSLSLAFARLLADWFGSQGLVLLDADDSNLRTLEGPMFRELIVRNSELETALKAGESQVQSRGFELQAETATGGANLFLNHDRGRLLLHREGDRFIDRRGNVSFTLDQMLEHTDHCPDRLSTNALSRPLMQDFLLPVLAVVLGPSELAYWAILNPAFQEFGMSMPLLVPRQSFTYLEDNVTKLLDKFSLTAEEAMSDWENRKSEWLGKQDEWNLDLKFQLVKQQFIDLYEPIMATVSSLQSGLATLAEKNRDKILEQMAYLESRSVDAIAKQHEASVRQWDRIHQSLKPLDKPQERVYGTVHFWNRFGTEWLTRWMEVPYEITGGQRLVEGKTNG
- a CDS encoding DUF3397 domain-containing protein, producing MGPIWKSLAQSYAYLATIPFIPFLLVYFVSYYRRGDRKRAIRLAMDVTNVFLIGYIAMLINLRLNTGFGLFFIFLLMLIGAGLIGNAQNRMNGKVDINKVTRAIWRISFFGLAFLYIPLTLLELFFPSG
- a CDS encoding ketopantoate reductase family protein; this translates as MTTIAVLGGGSLGLLLAGKLKASGCSCVLWTRTDSQAALVNSVGITIEDHTGNSLNSVTIHACSLEEVTSSDNRVVLLAVKQTALTSELLTKLASIIPVGGALVLFQNGVGHVELLEQALPGRRLIVAVTTEGAHRLDATTVRHTGHGETRLSDNSDIDPHLLSFLEQSLKQAGFSAFLSKELGEAILRKLLINAIINPLTAIMRIRNGELTKSAARLELMKALFDETLDILRDYGLGKQSEAELWDTVLNVCSATSHNESSMLQDVVLHKETEIEYINGAICRIATQQGKQAPWNEAVTALIKAIN
- a CDS encoding RsfA family transcriptional regulator; the encoded protein is MTAVRQDAWSPDDDLILAEVTLRHIREGSTQLSAFEEVGQRIARTSAACGFRWNSCVRKKYDDAIGMAKQQRQKRNYLKKQGISTISAADRLVVEEGDGVKAELLSAESMSLEAIIRYLRQWKGTVQEMSRQIRHLEKELKDKDDRLSEFRELNERLSKEVNEVQTDYRVVNDDYKALIRIMDRARRLAFLSEEVDEDRARFKMDANGNLERIE
- a CDS encoding DUF2626 family protein; this encodes MARMFRVLGFWTLVIALMAFAGDMYEFALLFFMQTAVFFLLGYLNFTEKTYLLMFWGYMVLAFLGFTYWSVFEMGIPV
- a CDS encoding class I SAM-dependent methyltransferase, producing the protein MKADLTESPLTAIIRNKILASLETGRLDDGRDLPAIPFHQYMTLCLYHPEFGYYRAGFSRVGREGDFYTSSYVGEMMGEQLGEELVRLAGYYFPNDERIAVFEWGGGTGRLARQMMDVWYLASDRDGKMQDQEKGFTLALVEGNPEHRRLAIEELDEYIQTGKARVVTTEEAEDLLQCEQPAIIVANELLDAFPTHRLVRRGELILEWGVTWEEGKGLVSCLLEPISAQLNNWIQEEGHLLSNNQTVEVNLDAMNWINNLTGRLDRAMMVLIDYGDETEELISPHRMEGTLLCYYKHRAHSDPYLVPGEQDLTSHVNFSHIRQTAQKSGWKEIEYVNQKNFLVKSGILDKLSSHTISDPFHPIARRNRAIRQLLLSDGMSELFKVQILIKQ
- a CDS encoding coiled-coil domain-containing protein; translated protein: MRRLITAMLVASILLLTLSRTVAILPVYAEPLPEETRKLLEKSLSVVELDREIERISGLKGKTQNHIEKSEKQLAEQEIAIAVQREKAGRVLRSYYMGYKDFWLSSLLSASSLPNLIRVWETMDMILEADHSTMGDYAENYKILKKGYEQLKHEKNDLSAVELDLIAQRERILTLQKELDQALATSDDEKMLQRLMDELQAYWKNVGLYEVKQHFRALANAMKNLPDFVKKTPGIIQSNGLKTKLTITDSQLNEFLRGEDSRFNDFAFKFDNGLLTMEGNNGNITVKIQGRYTIENEPENAIRFHVDTLIFNGLALPDTTRADLEREYDLGFYPQKLIKYVKAQSVEMEDGKLIVQLKIG
- a CDS encoding extracellular solute-binding protein gives rise to the protein MARRKSALVFVLLCITALVISPWADAPSPKYTPSPESPVAPVTKGEPFASEEPAVAEEISHITVGVALGEQEFNALADQNKQFLLNNKDMTVDLLRIDPEQSYSIYRKSSQMEESADVMLLSNEWVKEFAVSGYLLPADSAFVGKALAEQFDALLAPLKWNDYLWGVPHDMDPFVIAWNTDVLHKWLGEDVTLPLTLEQWVTLSARSAEQEGAISWLTIDPNDPLALLAWLENATGERSDEWWSDESSPLDNIAVKQALSLIEQQRAGVSFTSNAGEAARLLNDGTTLAAIVPYSLAATWEAEPWLVNEAKIEIDHQAWKLPFVWPRGNSFVISANTKEEEAAYKWIAEMTSDQIQLHNMEKQRKLPVYRSIYDSDSKLSNLLPGRAGKSFPNQSPLYMGPDMADQLNVLGNLWRRLAKGNLTLENWKEEWHS
- a CDS encoding PhoH family protein, whose protein sequence is MRKIYVLDTNVLLHDPLSLFSFEDNEVIIPSVVLEEIDSKKRLADEIGRNARNISRELDSMRALGQLHNGVTLPNGGLLKVEMNHRRFVKVQEMFGDMTNDNRILAVALNYHIEEQESGDPRPVIIVSKDVLVRVKADVLGIIAQDYLSDQTASVSDQYTGHLTLHVHPSIIDDFYSTRFLIVNQLGIKTTLNPNEFVILRDEMGTSKSALLKVTSDGQRLEPLHMSNDPIWGITARNAQQRMALELLLNDDIPLVTLTGRAGTGKTLITLAAGLMKVEDEHKFKKLLIARPVVPMGKDIGYLPGEKEEKLRPWMQPIYDNLEFLFDTKKSGDLDKILMGMGSIQVEALTYIRGRSIPGQFIIIDEAQNLSKHEVKTIVSRVGENSKIVLLGDPEQIDHPYLDSQSNGLTYLVERFKAEGISGHVTLEKGERSRLAQLATERL
- a CDS encoding YhcN/YlaJ family sporulation lipoprotein, with amino-acid sequence MKQYRIIAYGTTLLLLLTLTMGSAGCSKKHSAPMPTDNHLKTQAIHGTSKKIDNPKKVAAHLEMLARGVNGVKDANCVIFGKYAIVGIDVDEKMERSRVGTIKYSVAEAFRKDPYGIDAVVTADIDLSQRLREMRADIRHGRPLAGFAEELADIVGRVIPQIPRNIMPPSTPENTGTSSLNKLKK
- a CDS encoding PNPOx family protein, encoding MAGTNTALVYIDSRSQFNTEVRIAMYYGTRLSMLPEYEKTNNIRAVDCLDTQVFEGNEKAQ
- a CDS encoding LCP family protein, whose translation is MSHDTPLEGRNSRRSTAPKKTKKPGKKFRWGRAVFIFIGLVIVALAIYLGYLYNVGKENIEKIADPDPKSNVIPKEERAQVKPIALVLLGLDTRSETGSMNTDVMMVAAFNPKSKTATVISIPRDSDFQLDGYKKHKANGYYAAFYSKARKDDSLGDDKNKILGYARDETREMLSKFFEVPINYTAVIDFHGFVDVVDALGGVNVYVNKDMRYVDTVDNTDINLKKGEQKLDGEQALGFVRYRKSNRGTAESSDFERNERQSQVLGAITDRLKSFGTVTKIDEILNAVGNNMRTDIPSVQIENMIKTYFGINRSDIRFIPLAGTWKSPYVYLDKEKLEEAKQALKEELSSEGRHVTTPESTPVAS